AGTCTCGGCGGCAAGACGCCACTGGGCGTCTCGGCGGCCGCCGCGAGGGCGGGCAAGCCCGTCGTTGCGGTGTGCGGTCGCACCACGCTGGACGCCGCGCAGGCCGCGTCCGCGGGCTTCGGGAAGGTCTACGCGCTGAGCGACCTCGAGCCCGAGCCGGCGAAGAGCATGGCCAACGCGGTGCCGCTGCTGCGCGAAGTCGGCCGCGCCATCGCCGCAGACCTGCCCGCGCTCACCGCTCGCTGAGCCTGGCTGCACGCAGAAGGGGACCGGACCGCCGATGGGCGGAGCCGATCCCCTGTGTCGCGCGTTGGTCCTCAGGCCGCCTTCGGGAAGAGGACGCGGAATGCGCGGATGAAGCCATTGCCTTCGTCGGCAGGCAGGTGGAAATCCGGGTCGATGTTGACCGATGGGTTCTCTGCGAACGGGACGTACCCGCTCGTCTCAGTCGAATGTGAGCTCATGTCCCTCTCCGTTCCCATTTCCATAAAGTGAAAGAATCATCTTGCTCTATGAAAAGAGTAAGGCAGCGTCGCCGAGGAGTCAATACCCGCTTCCTGCGTGTGACGGCAAATTGCGCTGCGGCGCGGGCGCGTCGTCAGCCCCAGTGGCCCGGATCGGTCAGCACCCGGGAGCTCACCTGAAGCGACCCGGAGGCGACCTCTGCGGTGCAGAACAGCAGCGACATCGTGGGATACCCGTGAACCCGGTTGTCGCGCACGATCGCCCTGTCGTCGTCGGGGGAGAGGCTCGCGCTCTCTGCGAGCACCGCGACCCAGCGCTCGTCCCACGCGGACGCGTGGCCTGCGGGTGCGTCGCCCGCAGACGCGGCGAAGCGGGGCAGCCACGCCTCGATGCGCGCCGTGCCGGGGTCGTCCAGATCGTCGTGGGCGATCATGTGCACCCCCGCCGGCACCGCGGTCTCCCGCAGCTGGGCACCGTCCCACGACAGCACGCGGGATCCCTCCGGCGTCACCTCGAGCAGGTTGAATCCGTGCATCGGCAGCGGACCGTCCGGCGAGCGGCCGGCGACCGACTCGAGTGCCAGCGACCCGCGCGAGCGCGCACCGTCCTGTGGCAGGTCGACCACGTCGGCGCGGTTGAGCAGCACGGCCAGGCGTCCGGCGGCGGGGTCGGCGGCGAGCCACGCGCCACCGGCCCGGCGGTCGCGGATGCCGATCACCCCCGGGTGCGCGTCCGGCCACCACTCTCCGAGGTCGTCCCATGGGCGATCCGGATCCTCGTCGCGCACGGCCAGCAGCCGGGCGCCCGCGCCGGGGGAGGGGGCGACATCGA
The window above is part of the Microbacterium sp. nov. GSS16 genome. Proteins encoded here:
- a CDS encoding NRDE family protein, with the protein product MCTVVIDVAPSPGAGARLLAVRDEDPDRPWDDLGEWWPDAHPGVIGIRDRRAGGAWLAADPAAGRLAVLLNRADVVDLPQDGARSRGSLALESVAGRSPDGPLPMHGFNLLEVTPEGSRVLSWDGAQLRETAVPAGVHMIAHDDLDDPGTARIEAWLPRFAASAGDAPAGHASAWDERWVAVLAESASLSPDDDRAIVRDNRVHGYPTMSLLFCTAEVASGSLQVSSRVLTDPGHWG